AGGTGCAGGTACGCGCTGGCGAGCAGGGCCGCCTGTATGGCTCGATCACAGCGGCCGACGTCGCAGAGAAGCTTGCCGCAGCCGTTGGCGAAGAGATCGACCGCCGTAAGGTCGACCTCGACGAGCCGATCCGTTCGCTCGGCGAGCACGAGGTGACGGTCCGGCTGGTTGGCCGACTCACTCCGACGATCACCGTCGTCGCGTTCGACCCGGACTACGTCCCTGAGGCGGAAGCTTCCGAGGACGAGGCCAGCGAGGACGAGCCGGACGAGGCAGCCGAAGAGGCGGAGTAGCCCACCATGGTGCAGGCGATCGATCGGCTTCCACCTCACAATATCGACGCGGAGCAATCCGTGCTGGGGTCGTTGCTGATCGATCGCGATGCCGTGATCCGCATCGCTTCCTATGTCAAGCCGACCGATTTCTACCGGTCGGCTCATGGCGTCATCTACGAAGCAATCATCAACCTCTACAATCGCCGCGAGCCGACTGACCTCATTACCCTCGTCGATGAGCTG
Above is a window of Thermomicrobiales bacterium DNA encoding:
- the rplI gene encoding 50S ribosomal protein L9, coding for MVKIILMQDVPKLGDAGTVQDVAPGYARNFLIPQGIATIATRGSIKQVEERQAAEAKRIAKQEEELRGLSERIQGTRIEVQVRAGEQGRLYGSITAADVAEKLAAAVGEEIDRRKVDLDEPIRSLGEHEVTVRLVGRLTPTITVVAFDPDYVPEAEASEDEASEDEPDEAAEEAE
- a CDS encoding replicative DNA helicase (unwinds double stranded DNA), coding for MVQAIDRLPPHNIDAEQSVLGSLLIDRDAVIRIASYVKPTDFYRSAHGVIYEAIINLYNRREPTDLITLVDEL